One genomic segment of Chelmon rostratus isolate fCheRos1 chromosome 22, fCheRos1.pri, whole genome shotgun sequence includes these proteins:
- the foxp2 gene encoding forkhead box protein P2 isoform X3 — MMSPQVITPQQMQQILQQQVLSPQQLQALLQQQQAVMLQQQHLQEFYKKQQEQLHLQLLQQQHPGKQVKEQQQQQQQQQQLAAQQLVFQQQLLQMQQLQQQQHLLNMQRQGLLSLPGPAPGQAALPGQTLPPPAGLSPAELQQLWKDVTGGGGHGMEDNGIKHGSSGTGTGGGGGGLDLSTNNSSSTTSSSNPAKASPPISHHSIANGQSPVLNHRRERERERERERESSLHEESGGSHPLYGHGVCKWPGCENICEDFGQFLKHLNSEHALDDRSTAQCRVQMQVVQQLEIQLSKERERLQAMMAHLHMRPSEPKSSPKPLNLVSSVTMSKNLPSASPPNLPQTPTTPTAPITPMAAMPQVPSVLGGANVPSMGAMRRRHSDKYSMPLSSGGDTVFIFPEIAPNYEFYKNADVRPPFTYATLIRQAIMDSADMQLTLNEIYSWFTRTFAYFRRNAATWKNAVRHNLSLHKCFVRVENVKGAVWTVDEVEYQKRRSQKITGSPSLVKNLPSSLGYGTALNASLQAALAETSLPLLGTPGLMNSGSTGPMGGSCHGLLGGDPSGLMGGSPPGLLGGSPPGLLGGSPPGTLSGSPPNLTQSAHEELNGSLDHLDTNGHSSPGYSPPVHMPPIHVKEEPLNMDDDDCPMSLVTTANHSPELDDDRELEEGNLSEDLE, encoded by the exons caacacctgcaggAGTTTTATAAGAAACAACAGGAGcagcttcatctgcagcttctccagcagcagcaccccgGCAAGCAGGTTAAAGAG caacagcaacagcaacagcagcagcagcagctggccgCCCAGCAGCTCgtcttccagcagcagctcctgcagatgcagcagctccagcagcagcagcacctgctcAACATGCAGCGGCAGGGCCTGCTCTCGCTGCCCGGGCCCGCGCCCGGCCAAGCCGCCCTGCCCGGACAGACCCTGCCCCCGCCAG CTGGCCTCAGCCCGGCAGAGCTCCAGCAGTTGTGGAAGGATGTCACCGGAGGCGGCGGTCACGGCATGGAGGACAACGGCATCAAACACGGCAGCAGCGGCACTGGCACCGGCGGGGGCGGCGGCGGTCTAGACCTCTCCACCAACAACTCTTCTTCAACTACCTCCTCCTCCAATCCCGCCAAAGCGTCGCCACCCATCTCTCACCATTCCATCGCCAACGGACAGTCCCCCGTCCTCAACCACAgacgagagagggagagggaacgGGAAAGGGAGCGAGAGAG tTCGCTACATGAAGAAAGCGGAGGCAGCCACCCCCTGTACGGTCACGGCGTGTGCAAGTGGCCCGGCTGTGAGAACATCTGCGAGGACTTTGGACAGTTTTTGAA gcACCTAAACAGTGAACATGCCCTCGACGATCGGAGCACAGCCCAGTGTCGAGTCCAGATGCAAGTCGTACAGCAGCTGGAAATACAA CTTTCTAAAGAACGTGAGCGTCTTCAGGCGATGATGGCCCACTTGCACATGCGGCCCTCGGAACCCAAGTCATCTCCCAAACCA CTCAACTTGGTGTCCAGCGTCACCATGTCCAAGAACTTGCCCTCAGCATCGCCCCCCAATTTACCTCAGACACCCACCACGCCCACGGCGCCGATCACGCCCATGGCCGCCATGCCCCAGGTGCCGTCAGTACTGGGAGGAGCCAACGTCCCCAGCATGGGAGCCATGCGCAGACGCCACTCGGACAAATACTCCATGCCCCTGTCGTCAG GTGGTgacacagtatttatttttccagaGATCGCCCCAAACTACGAGTTTTATAAGAACGCAGATGTCAGACCGCCATTTACTTATGCAACCCTCATAAGACAG GCTATCATGGACTCTGCCGACATGCAGTTAACGCTTAATGAAATCTACAGCTGGTTCACACGCACGTTCGCCTACTTCAGACGCAATGCTGCAACCTGGAAG AACGCCGTTCGCCACAACCTCAGCCTGCACAAGTGCTTTGTGCGCGTGGAGAACGTGAAGGGGGCGGTGTGGACGGTGGATGAGGTGGAGTACCAGAAACGCAGGTCGCAGAAGATCACAGG aAGCCCATCACTTGTCAAGAACCTGCCCTCCAGTCTTGGCTATGGAACTGCACTAAACGCCAGCTTACAG gctgcCCTGGCAGAGACCTCCCTGCCTTTGCTGGGGACCCCCGGCCTCATGAACAGCGGCTCCACGGGCCCGATGGGAGGCAGCTGCCACGGCCTCCTGGGCGGAGACCCGTCCGGCCTGATGGGCGGGAGTCCGCCCGGCCTGTTGGGTGGGAGCCCGCCGGGGCTGCTGGGCGGCAGCCCCCCAGGTACGCTGAGCGGCAGCCCCCCGAACCTGACGCAGTCCGCCCACGAGGAGCTCAACGGCTCGCTCGACCACCTGGACACCAACGGACACAGCAGCCCCGGATACTCCCCACCAGTACACAT GCCACCCATTCACGTGAAGGAGGAGCCACTCAACATGGATGACGACGACTGTCCGATGTCACTGGTGacgacagccaatcacagtccaGAGCTGGACGACGACCGGGAGCTGGAGGAAGGGAACTTATCAGAAGACCTGGAGTGA